The Synechococcus sp. RS9916 DNA segment CGTACCACGAACTGGTTCCATCCATGGCCCACGGCTGCACTAGCAGCGGGATCAGGCAATTGAATGCCGGGGAGCCCGTCGAGCGCTTCGAGGTAGCGGCTGGCAATGGCGCTGCGTTTCTCGACCCAGGTGGTGAGATGCGGCAGTTTCACATTCAGCACGGCAGCCTGCAGTGCATCGAGGCGGCTGTTGTAGCCGAGCTCGGTGTGGAGGTAGCGACGGGGCATGCCGTGCACGGCGAGCTCGCGCATGGACTGCGCCACCGCTGGATCGTGACAAGTGACGGCGCCACCATCACCCGCACCGCCAAGGTTTTTAGTAGGGAAGAAGCTGAAGCAGCCCACATCGCCCCAGCTGCCGACGGGTTTGCCATTCCAGCTGGCACCGGTGGCCTGGGCGCAGTCCTCAACGACCTTGAGGTTATGGCGTTGGGCGATCGCCATCAGTGCATCCATGTCCACAGGGCGCCCGAAGAGATGCACCGGGATCATCGCTTTGGTCGCTGGAGTGATCGCCGCCTCGATCAGGTTGAGATCGATCAGGTAGGTGAGGGGATCCACCTCCACAAATACCGGGGTGGCCCCCACGGCGCTGATGGCTTCGGCCGTTGCAAAAAAGCTGAAGGAGGCTGTGATCACCTCATCGCCAGGTCCGATGCCTAGGGCGCGTAGGGCCAGGATCAGCGCATCGGTGCCGCTGTTGCAGCCCACGGCATGGGGCGTGCCCACGCTGGCCGCAAAAGCTGTTTCAAACGTCTGAATTTCGTTGCCGCCGATGTACTGGCCGCTGCGCAGCACGCGCAGGACAGCGTGATCAAGCTCCTGCCCCAAATCGGCAAGCTGCTGACTGAGACTGAAGGGAGGCACCTGCATGAAGGGAACCTTAAGCCGTCTCTCCGAACCATCGCGGTTCCTGGCCGGGATGCCATTTGATGTTGCAGCCAATCGACGGCTGCTGCTCCATGTCTGGGTCGTCGCCCTTGAGTACTGCTTCAAGGGCCGCGCGCAGGTCGTGGCCATCAACGGGCAAGCCATTCCCTGGTCGGCTTCCATCCAGCTGGCCGCGATAGCGCAGGGTTTGGGTTCCCTCGCCGTCAGGGGCAAACAGATAAAACTCGGGAGTGCAGGCGGCCCGTAGGGCTTTGGCCAGGGTTTGCTGTTGGTCGAGCAGATACGGGAAGCGCCAACCGTTGCGCTGGGCCTGGTCGGCCAGTGCTTCAGGACCGTCCTGTGGATGGGTGATCCAGCTGTTACTGGCCACACCCAGCAGGGTCACACGGGCGCTGTAGTCGCGGTCGATCCGGCTCAGCTCGTCCTCAATGTGCTTCACGAACGGGCAGTGGCTGCAGAGCAGCATCAGCACTAATGGCCGATCCGGTAGGTGCTGGCTCCCTATGCAGTCGCGATCGCTGGTGCCCGAGGCCATTGGTAGGGCGAACTCCGGCAGTGGACTTCGCAGCGGAAGCATGGTGGAGGGTGTCAAAACCATGAAACAGCTCCGTGATGCCCACAGCATGGGTAAGCCCTTGCTGACGTGTGTTGTGCCTCTGCGCCTCGACAAAGCACGCCGATGGATTGGGCTTGGCCTCGTGCTGGTGCTGAGTGGTTGCCAAAACGCGTCAGGGCCGCAGCCCAGTTGGAAGGTGTTTGCTTTGCAGCGTCAGCAACCTCACGACGGCCTGGCAGTGGTCAATCAGCCCGATGGTTTTGGTCTGCACATCTACCTCGAGACCGATACGAGCAACCCTCAGCAGTGCAAGCCCCGATGGTTGCCGGACCCTGCTCGCCTTTTTAACGGCAATGGCACCCACCCCTTTTCCTCCGGTGTGGCCACGCGTGAGGAGTTCTTTGCTGCTGTGGGGCGCGATGCGGTGCGTCAGGTCCTGGAGAAGGAGCTGAAAGCGTTGTGTGCAGCGCGGGCACCACAAGCCCAGTGGCAGTGGACGGAACCGCCGAGAGAGGCGTCAGAGGTGACGCCCGTGCAATTACCGGCCCTTGAAGAGCGGCATCTGCTCACCGATCCAGGAGAGGAGAAAGCGCGTCAGGAGGCGCTGCTGACAAATCCCTCCCAGACCACGGATTCCGCTTCGCGCCAGTAACGGCTGAATCGCCCGAGACGGGGTGGGCGCGGGAGTTTCACGAACGGTTCAGGGTCGACCAGCTCGAGAGGGAGCTGCGCCTCAATGGCATCGGCGATCCGTTCCAGACGGGGATCGACAGGGGTACTGCTGACGATGCCATCGGCGTTGTGGCGGTTGGCGAACGCCACCACTTCGGCAGCCACATCGCCTTTGCGCAGGGTCAGAGGCAGTGCCAGGGCGCTCTCGTAAAGGAAGCCGATGCGTTTGCGACTGATGCTGGCGTCTTGAATCCAGGCACTGTCGAATACGAACAGGGCTGGGGCTTGGGGCCAGGCCAGCAGGGCTGGGTTGCGGGGGCCCAGGGCCTCGTCATGAACCCAGATGATCGGACGTTGAAAGGACATCGGGGCGTCAGCGTTTGGGGCGGGCGGTGGCGGATGAGGGACGGGCAAAGGCGGCGCCGCTGCTCCGCTGGCGTTGGTTGCCTGCGTTGCTTCGCCCGCGTCCGCGCGTTGCGCCGGTGTCGCGGATGGCGGCTTGGGGGGCAAAGAGCTGGTTCTCGAGTTGTTCGTAGCTCCCCTCAAACGGACAACAGCCCGCGCTGGGGCAATCCGTGCAGAACCGGCCTTTGCTGTACCGCTCCAGGTTGTCGCGGTTGAAGAAATAGGGCTTGTGGCTGAAGCTGCTCGCCACCCATTGCCAACTCAGGTGGTTGCTGGCTGGGTCGCCATCGAGCAGATGCTCAAGGAACCAGTCGGCCCCGGCTTTCCAGTGCACCCGTCGCCAATGCACCACGTAGGCGGCCATCCACATGCGGGCATGGTTGTGCAGCCAGCCGTGGGTCACCAGCTCTCGCTGGAACGCATCCATGCAGGCCAGGCCGGTGTTGCCCTCTCGAATGTCGGTGGGAAGGCTGCGGGCGTAGGAGGCGGGGTCGTGGCCGGTATTGAGTGCTTCCTGGTCGTCGTTGATGCCGTCGCCGAGATCACTCCACATCCGTTGCCAGAAATCTCTCCAGCCCAATTCGTTGATCAATTTGGCGCCGTCATCGCGGCGCTGATGGCGCTCGTTCAGTTGGGCGAAGACGGCATCGCGCACTTCAGCCAGGGTGAGCACTCCATGGCGGATCCAGGGTGAGAGCCCTGTGACGGCACCATCCAGATGATTGCGGCTGCGGCCGTAGCGCTTGGCTTCGACCCTCTTGAGTTGGTGTTCGGCTGCGGTGCGGCCTCCTTGGAGCGGGCTCAGCTCGCCCTCTGCTTCAGGGAACTGGGTTTCAAGCAGCTGGGCGAGGGCCTGGCGGTCGTCGAAATCGCGGGACAGGTCCCCCGGTGCCGGATCCCACGCCAGCGGTGGGGGAACGGGTTGCTCAAGCACCGAACGGAGGGACTACGGAAGAGCCGCCACTCTGACGTTTGGCGCTGGAAAGTGCGAAACCGCGCGGCGTGGGGGAGAATCACCCGAATTGTTATCCCGCGGGAACGGCTCGATGCTTCTCGATCTCACCGGCAAGAAGATCCTCGTCACCGGCATTGCCAACAACCGCTCGATTGCCTGGGGCATCGCCCAACAACTCAAAGCAGCTGGCGCTGAGCTGGGCATCACCTATCTCCCCGACGACAAAGGCCGTTTCGAAGCCAAGGTGCGTGAGCTCACCGCTCCCCTGGAACCCAGCCTGTTTCTGCCCCTCAACGTGCAGGACGCCGCCCAGATGGAATCGGTGTTCTCCGAGATCAAGGAGAAGTGGGGTGTGCTCGACGGCCTCGTTCACTGCTTGGCCTTTGCCGGCAAGGAAGAACTGATCGGCGACTACAGCGCCACCACCGCTGCAGGGTTTGCTCGTGCCCTTGAGATCAGTGCCTACTCCCTGGCGCCTCTCTGTGCCCACGCCAAGCCCCTGTTCAGCGAGAAGGCGGGTGTGGTGACCCTCACCTATCTGGGCGCTGAGCGCGCCATCCCCAACTACAACGTCATGGGTGTGGCCAAGGCGGCTCTAGAAGCGTCTGTCCGTTATCTGGCCGCAGAACTGGGCCCCGACAAGCAGGTGCGTGTGAATGCCATCAGCGCCGGCCCGATCCGCACCTTGGCCAGCTCTGCCATCGGCGGCATTCTCGACATGATCCACAACGTGGAGGAAAAAGCCCCTTTGCGTCGCACGGTGACCCAAACCGAAGTGGGCGGGACCGCTGCATTCCTGCTCAGTGACCTGGCGAGCGGTATTTCAGGCCAGACCATCTACGTCGATTCCGGCTACTGCATCAACGGCATGTGATCTCTGGCGGTGTTCCCCGCTGGTGTCCGGGCGTCCGTTCGGCATGATCGGTCTGTTGTGACTGAGTCAGCGCCCCGGGCGCCCGTGAACCATGCGCACAGGTGAGATCCATCGCGCCACCGGCGAAACCGATGTGCGGGTCAGGCTGGATCTCGATGGCACGGGGCAATGCCACGCCGTCACCGGAGTGCCGTTTCTCGACCACATGCTGCATCAGATCAGCAGCCACGGTCTGATCGATCTGCACATTGATGCCACGGGTGACACCCATATCGACGACCACCACACCAATGAGGATGTGGGCATCGCTGTGGGACAGGCCCTGTCCCAGGCCCTTGGCGACCGGCGCGGCATTCATCGCTTCGGTCATTTCGTGGCGCCTTTGGATGAGGCTTTGGTGCAGGTGGCCCTTGATTGCTCCGGCCGCCCTCACCTCAGCTTTGGCCTTCAGATTCCAAGCCAGAAAATCGGCACGTATGACACCGAACTGGTGAAGGAGTTTTTTGTGGCGGTGGCCAATAACTCCGGTCTCACCCTCCACATTCGTCAGCTCGATGGGGTGAATTCTCATCACATCGTCGAGGCTTGCTTTAAAGCGTTCGCTCGGGCGCTGCGCATGGCCACGGAAATCGACCCGCGCCGTGCTGGAACAGTGCCCAGCAGTAAGGGGGTGTTGGAGCAGGCCGGCAGCTGAACCCAAACAGCTGTCCACGCCGGACGCGCTTCACACTCCGTTACGAGAGGATGGGATGGTTGTCGCCCGCTCCACTGTGACCGTTGCATCCGCACCGACCCGCTTCAACCGCGCGGATTGGGCCAGCGCCTTCCGCAACGTTGAGCAGGAACTCAGTCAGGTGCCGGTGCGCGTGGCCAGCGGCACCGTTCCGGTTGAGCTGGAGGGATGCCTTTACCGCAACGGCCCTGGTCGTCTGGAGCGTGGTGGCCAGTCGGTGCATCACCCGTTTGACGGTGACGGCATGATCACCGCGGTGCAGTTTGCGGCTGGAGAAGCGCGCTGCAGCAACCGCTTCGTGCGCACCGAAGGCTGGGAGGCGGAGGAGCAAGCCGGCCGTTTTCTCTATCGCGGTGTGTTCGGCACCCAGAAGCCGGGCGGCGCAATGGCTAACGCCTTTGACTTACGCCTCAAGAACATCGCCAACACTCATGTCGTGCGGCTTGGGGATCAGTTGTTGGCGCTCTGGGAGGCCGCCGAACCGCATGCGCTTGATCCCGCCAGCCTGGAAACGCGCGGCCTATCGCGACTGGATGGGGTGCTGAGCAAAGGCGAAGCGTTCAGTGCTCACCCGCGTTTTGATCCAGGCCATCACGGCAGCCCGCGCATGGTCACCTTTGGGGTCAAGACGGGCCCCCGCAGCACCATCCGCCTGATGGAGTTCGCCACTGAAGACGACGCGGCCGCCGGGATCCGTGCAGGTGATCTGCTTTGCGACCGTCGCGACAGCTTCAACGGCTTTGCCTTCTTGCATGATTTCGCCATCACTCCCAACTGGGCGGTGTTCCTGCAGAACGCTGTGGCGTTTAACCCCTTGCCTTTCGTGATGGGCCAGAAGGGGGCGGCGCAGTGCTTGGCTTCGAAGCCTGGTGGCCAGGCCATGTTCTGGTTGGTGCCTCGCGATTCCGGTGCCCATGCCGGCGAAGAACCTCGCTTAGTGCCGGCTCCCGAGGGTTTCGTGTTCCACCACGTGAATGCCTGGGAAGAGAACGGGGCCCTGGTGATCGACAGCATTCACTACAGCGATTTCCCTTCCATCGGCCCTGATGTGGATTTCCGCGCTGTGGATTTCGACAGCATTCCTGAGGGGCTACTCAAGCGTTGCAGCATTGATCTGGCCAGTGGTCAATGCAGCACAGAACTGCTCGGGGAGCGCTGTTGCGAATTCGCCATGGTGAACCCTGCGGAGCAAGGCCTCAAGGCCCGCTACGCCTGGATGGCCGTTGCCGAGCGGGAGCAGGGCAATGATCCGTTGCAAGCGATCCAGAAGCGTGATGCGCAGACCGGCGCTACCAGGGTGTGGAGTGCGGCCCCGCGCGGTTTTGTGAGCGAGCCAATTGTGGTGGCGCGCCTTGGCGGCACGGCGGAAGATGACGGCTGGGTGCTGGTGCCGGTGTGGAACGGTGCCCGAGAAGCCACGGATCTGGTGATCCTGCGTGCTGATGATCTCAGTGAGCAGGCGGTGCTGGAGCTGCCGCTGGCGATTCCCCATGGCCTGCATGGCAGTTGGGTAGCTGGGCCGGTCATGGTTTGACGCAGGCCGGTCACGGTTGAGGAAGGTTTTGCCCTTCGGGCTCGTCAGCATGGAAGCCTGAAGCAAGATCGATGTGACGACCTCCAACCGTGAAGCGGCCAAGCCTCGGCTGCGCTCCCTATCCTTCGTTGCTGGCGCATTAATGGCACCTGTGGCTCTCGCCTCCAGCCTGTTGCCAGCAGCTCCTGCTTGGGCTTCGCAACGGACCTGCGGAGGCACGTTGCTGCAAATGCAGGTGCAGGAACGGGGCACCACCAGAAGCGATCGTTTCCGTTTCCGTTTGGGCCTTGAAGCGGAGGCCCGCACCAAGGCTGCGGCGATGGATCTGCTCAATGAGCGTCTGGATCAGACCCGTCTTGATGTCAAGGCCCTGGCTATGGGGCAGCTCACCATCCCTGCGCCCCGCAGCTACACCATCGGCGGAGGTAGCGCCGGACCTCGAAGGGAACGCGCCAGCACCAGTCTCAGTGGTGAGGTCAGTCGTGCCAACTACGACGCACTCATTCAGCTGGCGGGTCGCCTCCCCGCCGTGCGCTTGCACAGCATGACCTCGCTGGCCTCCAGCACCGGTTCAGC contains these protein-coding regions:
- a CDS encoding DegT/DnrJ/EryC1/StrS aminotransferase family protein, whose amino-acid sequence is MQVPPFSLSQQLADLGQELDHAVLRVLRSGQYIGGNEIQTFETAFAASVGTPHAVGCNSGTDALILALRALGIGPGDEVITASFSFFATAEAISAVGATPVFVEVDPLTYLIDLNLIEAAITPATKAMIPVHLFGRPVDMDALMAIAQRHNLKVVEDCAQATGASWNGKPVGSWGDVGCFSFFPTKNLGGAGDGGAVTCHDPAVAQSMRELAVHGMPRRYLHTELGYNSRLDALQAAVLNVKLPHLTTWVEKRSAIASRYLEALDGLPGIQLPDPAASAAVGHGWNQFVVRVKLCPEGQANCAGSCSDSPSNFGLPSSRCRDWLKQYLQEHGVNTIIYYPIPIHRQPAYADLSTAPSGLPITERLCSEVLSLPIFPELSEEQQDQVIHVLKQLLSPNVNNQLVA
- a CDS encoding thioredoxin family protein; translation: MVLTPSTMLPLRSPLPEFALPMASGTSDRDCIGSQHLPDRPLVLMLLCSHCPFVKHIEDELSRIDRDYSARVTLLGVASNSWITHPQDGPEALADQAQRNGWRFPYLLDQQQTLAKALRAACTPEFYLFAPDGEGTQTLRYRGQLDGSRPGNGLPVDGHDLRAALEAVLKGDDPDMEQQPSIGCNIKWHPGQEPRWFGETA
- a CDS encoding FAD-binding domain-containing protein, with the translated sequence MLEQPVPPPLAWDPAPGDLSRDFDDRQALAQLLETQFPEAEGELSPLQGGRTAAEHQLKRVEAKRYGRSRNHLDGAVTGLSPWIRHGVLTLAEVRDAVFAQLNERHQRRDDGAKLINELGWRDFWQRMWSDLGDGINDDQEALNTGHDPASYARSLPTDIREGNTGLACMDAFQRELVTHGWLHNHARMWMAAYVVHWRRVHWKAGADWFLEHLLDGDPASNHLSWQWVASSFSHKPYFFNRDNLERYSKGRFCTDCPSAGCCPFEGSYEQLENQLFAPQAAIRDTGATRGRGRSNAGNQRQRSSGAAFARPSSATARPKR
- the fabI gene encoding enoyl-ACP reductase FabI gives rise to the protein MLLDLTGKKILVTGIANNRSIAWGIAQQLKAAGAELGITYLPDDKGRFEAKVRELTAPLEPSLFLPLNVQDAAQMESVFSEIKEKWGVLDGLVHCLAFAGKEELIGDYSATTAAGFARALEISAYSLAPLCAHAKPLFSEKAGVVTLTYLGAERAIPNYNVMGVAKAALEASVRYLAAELGPDKQVRVNAISAGPIRTLASSAIGGILDMIHNVEEKAPLRRTVTQTEVGGTAAFLLSDLASGISGQTIYVDSGYCINGM
- the hisB gene encoding imidazoleglycerol-phosphate dehydratase HisB produces the protein MRTGEIHRATGETDVRVRLDLDGTGQCHAVTGVPFLDHMLHQISSHGLIDLHIDATGDTHIDDHHTNEDVGIAVGQALSQALGDRRGIHRFGHFVAPLDEALVQVALDCSGRPHLSFGLQIPSQKIGTYDTELVKEFFVAVANNSGLTLHIRQLDGVNSHHIVEACFKAFARALRMATEIDPRRAGTVPSSKGVLEQAGS
- a CDS encoding carotenoid oxygenase family protein codes for the protein MVVARSTVTVASAPTRFNRADWASAFRNVEQELSQVPVRVASGTVPVELEGCLYRNGPGRLERGGQSVHHPFDGDGMITAVQFAAGEARCSNRFVRTEGWEAEEQAGRFLYRGVFGTQKPGGAMANAFDLRLKNIANTHVVRLGDQLLALWEAAEPHALDPASLETRGLSRLDGVLSKGEAFSAHPRFDPGHHGSPRMVTFGVKTGPRSTIRLMEFATEDDAAAGIRAGDLLCDRRDSFNGFAFLHDFAITPNWAVFLQNAVAFNPLPFVMGQKGAAQCLASKPGGQAMFWLVPRDSGAHAGEEPRLVPAPEGFVFHHVNAWEENGALVIDSIHYSDFPSIGPDVDFRAVDFDSIPEGLLKRCSIDLASGQCSTELLGERCCEFAMVNPAEQGLKARYAWMAVAEREQGNDPLQAIQKRDAQTGATRVWSAAPRGFVSEPIVVARLGGTAEDDGWVLVPVWNGAREATDLVILRADDLSEQAVLELPLAIPHGLHGSWVAGPVMV
- a CDS encoding SIMPL domain-containing protein (The SIMPL domain is named for its presence in mouse protein SIMPL (signalling molecule that associates with mouse pelle-like kinase). Bacterial member BP26, from Brucella, was shown to assemble into a channel-like structure, while YggE from E. coli has been associated with resistance to oxidative stress.); translated protein: MTTSNREAAKPRLRSLSFVAGALMAPVALASSLLPAAPAWASQRTCGGTLLQMQVQERGTTRSDRFRFRLGLEAEARTKAAAMDLLNERLDQTRLDVKALAMGQLTIPAPRSYTIGGGSAGPRRERASTSLSGEVSRANYDALIQLAGRLPAVRLHSMTSLASSTGSASLADQLLEQALETGRRRAKATARALGLRRVDLLRIDQRSGGYQPIAMAAQMGARSFKPGEAPKPSQSVRLDLDYCLN